A window of the Lactuca sativa cultivar Salinas chromosome 5, Lsat_Salinas_v11, whole genome shotgun sequence genome harbors these coding sequences:
- the LOC111880596 gene encoding uncharacterized protein LOC111880596, producing the protein MDDIHDFDTIDVELDAYFKKKQASRCKDEFLNILCEEDDYEVVDDAQTENDAQTRNNAQTGITKEESDEDYLEDSNEEGSDEEFEYSTHNPKVKWNKMRPMLGERYESPHELKLCLTSYAVSKGFQIRLKKCDSVRLVAICGSDPEKCPFVVRASWMTTERSFQVKKMIDIHKCVRNFNNSRLMDPTWLARKFVKELIRKPNLKWKEMQCYRSRMMTLSIIHGKLSDHYARVWDYGHELLRSNPDSTVRITVTVNPDNTTTFHRFYIFFKAIREGWKRACRKVIGLDGSFLKGQCKGELLTAIGRDANNQVYPIAWAVVDVENKNNWKWFLDLVNDDLGLQGGKGVCVISDQHMGLVEASKDIIPYVEHMQCARHIYANFRKVYSGV; encoded by the exons atggatgaCATCCATGATTTTGATACAATAGATGTGGAGCTGGATGCGTACTTCAAAAAGAAACAAGCTTCCAGATGCAAAGACGAATTTCTCAATATTCTATGTGAAGAAGACGATTACGAGGTAGTAGATGATGCTCAAACTGAAAATGATGCTCAAACTAGAAATAATGCTCAAACTGGAATCACTAAAGAAGAATCAGATGAAGATTATCTAGAAGATAGTAACGAGGAAGGTAGTGATGAGGAATTTGAGTATTCCACCCACAATCCAAAGGTGAAATGGAACAAAATGAGACCAATGCTTGGTGAAAGGTATGAATCCCCACATGAACTGAAATTGTGTTTGACCAGCTATGCTGTTAGTAAGGGTTTTCAAATCCGTTTAAAAAAATGTGATAGTGTTAGACTAGTGGCAATATGTGGAAGTGATCCTGAGAAGTGTCCATTTGTGGTTAGGGCTTCTTGGATGACTACTGAAAGGTCTTTCCAAGTAAAAAAGATGATAGACATTCATAAATGTGTTAGGAATTTTAACAATTCAAGGCTTATGGATCCTACCTGGTTAGCTAGGAAATTTGTGAAGGAGTTGATTAGGAAACCTAATTTAAAATGGAAAGAGATGCAG TGTTATAGATCAAGGATGATGACACTGTCAATAATTCATGGGAAATTGAGTGACCACTACGCAAGAGTTTGGGATTATGGGCACGAGCTACTAAGGTCCAATCCAGACAGCACAGTTAGGATTACAGTTACTGTAAACCCTGATAATACCACAACATTTCATAGATTCTACATTTTCTTTAAAGCAATAAGAGAGGGGTGGAAAAGGGCATGTCGTAAGGTAATAGGATTGGATGGTTCTTTTTTAAAGGGACAGTGTAAGGGTGAATTGTTAACTGCAATAGGTAGGGATGCCAATAATCAGGTGTATCCTATAGCTTGGGCAGTTGTTGATGTAGAGAACAAGAACAACTGGAAATGGTTCCTGGATTTGGTTAATGATGATCTTGGATTGCAGGGTGGAAAGGGCGTGTGTGTAATCAGTGACCAACACATG GGTCTTGTTGAAGCTAGTAAGGATATTATACCATATGTTGAGCACATGCAATGTGCAAGGCATATCTATGCCAATTTCAGAAAAGTTTATAGTGGAGTGTAG